One stretch of Nitratiruptor tergarcus DSM 16512 DNA includes these proteins:
- the miaA gene encoding tRNA (adenosine(37)-N6)-dimethylallyltransferase MiaA, translating into MKEIAIIGPTASGKSSLAIEIASKFNAYILSVDSLSVYKEIDIVSAKPSKKELRKIKHFGIDICSVDKHFNVEQFLGVYKEAKQTCKKENKNLIIVGGSSFYLKTLLTGLSPMPKCDRVTIEKCEKMLTDITGAYQFLQNIDPAYAKKITQRDRYRILKGLEIYFATGMKPTEYFLQHPPQKIADVKIYEIVIQRDILRKRIAARTEAMLHLGLIDEICYLEKKYTRAPNPMKAIGIKETLAYLDGKIKSIEELVHSINVHTSQLAKRQQTFNKTQFANKISLPLDNLKKKLEEELA; encoded by the coding sequence ATGAAAGAGATAGCAATTATTGGACCAACTGCAAGCGGAAAGAGCTCTTTAGCAATTGAAATAGCAAGCAAATTTAATGCATATATTCTCTCGGTAGATAGCCTCTCTGTTTACAAGGAAATAGATATTGTTTCTGCAAAACCTTCAAAAAAGGAGCTGAGGAAGATCAAGCATTTTGGAATTGATATATGCAGCGTAGATAAGCATTTTAATGTAGAGCAATTTTTAGGAGTTTACAAGGAAGCTAAACAGACATGTAAAAAAGAGAACAAAAATCTCATCATAGTTGGAGGAAGTAGTTTTTATCTCAAAACACTCCTCACTGGGCTTTCGCCAATGCCTAAGTGTGATAGAGTAACTATAGAAAAATGCGAAAAAATGCTTACTGATATAACAGGTGCATACCAGTTTTTGCAAAATATTGATCCTGCCTATGCTAAGAAAATTACACAAAGAGATAGGTATCGAATCCTCAAGGGACTGGAAATTTACTTTGCAACAGGTATGAAACCAACTGAATATTTCTTACAACATCCCCCGCAAAAAATTGCAGATGTAAAAATATATGAAATAGTAATACAAAGAGATATTTTACGCAAACGCATAGCTGCACGAACAGAAGCTATGCTTCATTTGGGTCTCATCGATGAAATTTGTTATCTTGAAAAAAAATATACAAGAGCACCAAATCCTATGAAAGCAATAGGAATCAAAGAGACACTTGCATACCTCGATGGAAAAATTAAATCAATTGAAGAATTGGTACATAGTATTAATGTTCATACAAGTCAGCTAGCAAAGAGGCAACAAACATTCAATAAAACACAATTTGCGAATAAAATATCTCTTCCTCTGGATAATCTAAAAAAGAAGTTAGAAGAAGAGTTAGCTTAA
- a CDS encoding NADH-quinone oxidoreductase subunit M, which translates to MDHILSLLIFFPALAGMLGFVVKRDNIKVYGITVAAIEFLLSLVLWLSFDYSNGGFQFAESIPLVPDYGINYQLGVDGISLFLIVLSTFITLVGLISLTIEKNLKNLIISLLFLEMTMVGVFVALDAVVFYVFWELSLVPMLYIIGYWGSELRVYAAIKFFLYTFFGSLIMLVGMLFMAYLYYLATGTISFSIPEWHRLILPYNYQIWLFLAFFLGMAIKVPMFPFHTWLPYAHGQAPTIGSVILAAVLLKMGTYGFVRFSLPLFPDASVALIPVVAFLAIVMVIYTAMVAYAQEDMKQVIAYSSISHMGVIVLGTFAMNVEGIAGSIFLMISHGIVSGALFMLVGNIYDRRHTKLLTEFGGLASVMPKYATIFGIVLMASVGLPLTIGFVGEFLSLMGVYKISTAYALLGGTGIILGAAYMLRLYKMAFFGPLTNEKNRNLPDLNWKELTSLVSLVVVIVWLGVNPNPVLKPINKSVENMLQLMEKKAITKEAKDILSHNKVELEAK; encoded by the coding sequence ATGGATCATATTTTATCATTACTGATATTTTTCCCGGCTCTTGCAGGAATGCTGGGATTTGTAGTGAAAAGAGACAATATTAAAGTGTATGGGATTACTGTAGCAGCCATTGAGTTTCTCCTTTCACTTGTATTATGGTTAAGTTTTGATTACTCTAATGGCGGCTTTCAATTTGCAGAAAGCATACCGCTTGTGCCAGATTATGGAATTAACTACCAATTAGGAGTTGATGGAATCTCACTATTTCTTATTGTTCTTTCAACTTTCATTACGTTGGTAGGGCTTATCTCACTTACAATTGAAAAGAATCTTAAAAATTTAATAATCTCCCTCCTCTTTCTTGAGATGACTATGGTGGGAGTCTTTGTTGCACTTGATGCAGTTGTATTTTATGTTTTTTGGGAACTCTCTCTCGTACCAATGCTCTATATCATAGGTTATTGGGGAAGTGAACTGCGTGTATATGCAGCTATTAAATTTTTCCTCTATACTTTTTTTGGTTCATTGATCATGCTTGTTGGTATGCTTTTTATGGCATATCTCTACTATCTAGCCACTGGCACTATTAGTTTTTCTATTCCAGAGTGGCATAGACTCATTTTGCCATACAATTATCAAATTTGGCTCTTCTTGGCATTTTTCCTGGGAATGGCTATCAAAGTGCCAATGTTTCCATTCCATACTTGGCTTCCATACGCCCATGGACAAGCTCCAACAATAGGTTCAGTTATTTTGGCAGCTGTGCTTTTGAAAATGGGTACTTATGGATTTGTACGATTTTCACTACCACTCTTTCCAGATGCCTCAGTTGCGCTAATTCCAGTGGTTGCATTTTTAGCGATTGTTATGGTTATCTATACAGCAATGGTTGCCTATGCTCAAGAAGATATGAAACAGGTTATTGCATATAGTTCAATTTCTCACATGGGTGTAATTGTTCTTGGTACATTCGCTATGAATGTTGAGGGCATTGCAGGCTCAATATTTCTCATGATTAGTCACGGAATTGTAAGTGGCGCTCTGTTTATGCTCGTAGGGAACATCTATGACAGACGGCATACAAAGCTCCTTACTGAATTTGGAGGACTTGCTTCTGTTATGCCAAAATATGCAACTATTTTTGGAATTGTATTGATGGCGTCTGTTGGCTTGCCACTAACAATTGGATTTGTAGGTGAATTTTTAAGTCTTATGGGTGTTTATAAAATTTCTACTGCTTATGCTTTGCTGGGAGGTACAGGAATTATATTGGGTGCAGCATATATGCTAAGACTTTATAAAATGGCTTTTTTTGGCCCTCTTACAAATGAAAAAAATAGAAATCTCCCAGATCTGAACTGGAAAGAGTTGACATCGCTCGTGTCATTAGTAGTTGTTATTGTATGGCTTGGGGTTAATCCAAATCCAGTGTTAAAGCCGATTAATAAAAGTGTAGAAAATATGCTGCAACTCATGGAGAAGAAGGCCATTACAAAAGAGGCAAAAGATATTCTTTCTCACAATAAAGTTGAATTGGAGGCAAAATAA
- the nuoN gene encoding NADH-quinone oxidoreductase subunit NuoN, translating into MMEPITVSLESLYLPSLFPMLIAIAGGLTILIVDLIKENLHKSLYVMIAELFLALDLGAVIGLQINTRGFFDVMFVDGIAILSQIIIVVASMLFIPLALTSKRFHEFSLPEFFALFLFMVSGFQFMVASDNLILIFVGLETASLSLYTLIALHNREKSFEAAIKYFTMGALAAGFYAFGAALFYGLTGSVEIYKIAEVLSARGYEPIWVVLTAVSFMIAALGFKLSMVPFHTWTPDVYEGASAALAGYMSVVPKIAGFVVAMRLFEFLIHSDVTWVRDILYLAVVVTMTFANIVALVQKDVKRMLAYSSISHAGFVMAAIMIGTTQANSGLFLYWILFLFTNLGAFTMLWISRHKKNIWDTRFDHPYEKFSGLVQIMPVAATIMAIFMLSLAGVPPFSLFWGKLYIMGAAVNAGYIILAIIMAINSAISAYYYLKLIVYMFMRDPIDGKQVIYFKNTSLSLKTIVGISATFTILSSFFISPILGYITQIVRVSGF; encoded by the coding sequence ATAATGGAGCCCATTACTGTAAGTTTGGAATCTCTCTATCTCCCATCGCTCTTTCCAATGCTTATTGCGATAGCTGGAGGACTGACGATACTCATAGTAGATCTTATCAAAGAGAATCTCCATAAATCACTCTATGTCATGATAGCAGAGCTTTTTTTAGCACTTGATCTGGGAGCAGTAATTGGACTGCAAATAAATACAAGAGGTTTTTTTGATGTAATGTTTGTTGATGGAATAGCAATTCTGTCACAAATAATTATAGTGGTAGCCTCTATGCTTTTTATTCCACTTGCTCTTACGTCAAAACGTTTTCATGAGTTTAGTTTACCTGAATTTTTTGCTCTCTTTTTATTTATGGTTTCAGGTTTCCAATTTATGGTTGCATCTGATAACTTGATTTTAATCTTTGTTGGTTTAGAGACTGCAAGTCTTTCGCTCTATACTCTCATAGCATTGCATAACAGAGAAAAATCGTTTGAGGCTGCAATTAAATATTTTACTATGGGTGCGTTAGCTGCAGGGTTTTATGCATTTGGAGCGGCCCTATTTTATGGTCTTACTGGGAGTGTTGAGATCTATAAAATTGCTGAAGTGTTGAGTGCTAGAGGATATGAGCCTATTTGGGTTGTTTTGACTGCAGTATCATTTATGATTGCAGCATTAGGTTTTAAGCTCTCTATGGTACCGTTTCATACATGGACGCCAGATGTGTATGAGGGAGCAAGTGCAGCACTTGCAGGGTATATGTCGGTAGTGCCGAAAATTGCCGGTTTTGTTGTTGCAATGAGACTTTTTGAGTTTCTTATCCATAGTGATGTAACATGGGTGAGAGATATTCTCTACCTAGCTGTAGTAGTAACAATGACTTTTGCAAATATTGTTGCACTTGTACAAAAAGATGTAAAACGTATGCTTGCTTATAGCTCAATTAGTCATGCTGGTTTTGTAATGGCTGCAATTATGATAGGTACAACGCAAGCAAACAGTGGTCTCTTTTTATATTGGATTCTCTTTTTGTTTACAAACCTCGGTGCATTTACAATGCTTTGGATTTCTCGCCATAAGAAAAATATATGGGATACGAGATTTGATCATCCGTATGAAAAATTTTCTGGTCTTGTACAGATAATGCCAGTAGCAGCTACAATAATGGCAATTTTTATGTTAAGTCTTGCGGGTGTTCCACCTTTTAGTCTCTTTTGGGGTAAACTCTACATTATGGGTGCAGCTGTCAATGCAGGATACATAATTTTAGCAATTATTATGGCTATCAATAGTGCTATCAGTGCATACTACTATTTAAAACTCATTGTTTATATGTTTATGAGAGATCCTATTGATGGAAAGCAAGTTATTTACTTTAAAAACACTTCTCTTTCACTCAAAACTATTGTAGGTATCTCTGCGACATTTACTATACTCTCTTCATTTTTTATCTCGCCTATTCTTGGCTATATTACACAAATTGTAAGAGTTAGCGGCTTTTAA